A single Cannabis sativa cultivar Pink pepper isolate KNU-18-1 chromosome 7, ASM2916894v1, whole genome shotgun sequence DNA region contains:
- the LOC115697924 gene encoding uncharacterized protein LOC115697924, whose protein sequence is MGRIMQLQESSSRLHSRTITKLRILSALLVVVGLLFVVFSDGFMIFTTNSLNKNRDRDIITSSSKVLIIKSAIIKQSSFRLYSVQDDNQNDDENTKTTKTVINPFVPPFNSTESERIAWFQKKLPELHIFKSDKASKKFHSRVLQFFDPSCEVRVFMTWISPATSFGNRELLCVESLFKAHPKGCLIILSRTLDSVTGYRILKPLIDRRFKVQPVTPELSFLLNDTPAEAWLNDIKNGNRDPGEIPLAQNLSNLMRLAVLYKYGGVYLDTDFVVLKPLNGLRNSIGAQSIDVGSKNWSRLNNAVLIFDMNHPLLLKFLEEFASTFDGNKWGYNGPYLVSRVVRRVQTSPEQLNFTILSPMAFYPVDWTKIGGLFQKPKNEAQSKWVKAKLRQLSGEAYGVHLWNKQSNKLLIEEGSIIGKLISDHCIFCINVYTYRKKLLLS, encoded by the coding sequence ATGGGTAGAATTATGCAACTACAAGAGTCTTCTTCTCGGCTCCATAGCCGAACCATCACCAAGCTCAGAATATTATCAGCTCTTTTAGTTGTCGTAGGATTACTCTTCGTTGTTTTCTCAGATGGTTTTATGATCTTCACTACTAATTCTTTGAATAAAAACAGAGACAGAGATATCATTACTTCTTCTTCTAAGGTTCTAATAATTAAATCTGCTATTATCAAACAGAGTAGTTTTCGTCTTTATTCCGTACAAGACGACAATCAAAACGACGATGAAAATACCAAAACGACGAAGACCGTAATCAATCCTTTTGTTCCACCCTTTAATTCTACAGAGAGTGAAAGAATAGCTTGGTTTCAGAAGAAATTGCCGGAGCTCCATATTTTCAAATCGGATAAAGCAAGCAAGAAATTCCACAGTCGGGTTTTACAATTTTTTGACCCGAGTTGCGAAGTTCGGGTCTTCATGACGTGGATTTCTCCAGCGACGTCGTTTGGTAACCGTGAATTATTGTGTGTTGAGAGTCTCTTCAAGGCCCATCCAAAAGGGTGTTTGATTATTCTTTCGAGAACTCTTGACTCCGTTACAGGTTACAGAATCCTTAAACCACTAATCGATCGTCGTTTCAAGGTTCAACCCGTTACACCTGAGTTGTCGTTTTTGTTAAACGACACTCCCGCGGAGGCTTGGTTAAACGACATTAAAAATGGGAATAGAGATCCGGGTGAGATTCCTTTGGCTCAGAACTTGTCTAATCTTATGAGACTTGCTGTTTTGTACAAATACGGCGGCGTTTATTTAGATACAGATTTTGTCGTTTTGAAGCCTTTAAATGGGTTGAGAAACTCTATTGGAGCACAGAGTATTGATGTGGGGTCCAAAAACTGGTCGAGATTAAACAATGCTGTTTTGATCTTTGATATGAATCATCCACTTCTGTTGAAGTTTTTAGAGGAATTTGCTTCAACTTTTGATGGGAATAAGTGGGGTTATAATGGACCTTACTTGGTCTCTAGGGTGGTCCGTAGAGTGCAGACAAGTCCTGAACAACTCAACTTTACAATCCTATCTCCTATGGCCTTTTATCCAGTAGACTGGACTAAGATTGGTGGGCTTTTTCAGAAGCCCAAAAATGAGGCCCAATCCAAATGGGTGAAAGCCAAGTTGCGTCAGCTTAGTGGAGAGGCTTATGGAGTTCACTTGTGGAATAAACAGAGCAACAAATTGTTGATTGAAGAAGGTAGCATTATTGGGAAGTTAATCTCAGACCATTGTATCTTTTGTATAAATGTTTATACTTATAGAAAGAAACTTTTACTTTCATAA
- the LOC115697925 gene encoding small ribosomal subunit protein bTHXc, with protein MASLLLGALPIPSQSLPLINSRISFSQSESLATSFPSSKAPISLSAITTTPPPVPTVYCGRGDKKTERGKRFNHSFGNARPRNKNKGRGPPRAPVPQAPPKPDKFDNDEKIKIEIDESFNG; from the exons ATGGCGTCGCTCTTACTGGGAGCTCTTCCAATCCCCTCTCAATCACTCCCCCTCATCAACTCTCGGATTTCATTCTCTCAATCAGAATCCCTAGCCACCTCGTTTCCTTCTTCCAAAGCTCCGATTTCACTCTCCGCCATTACCACTACTCCTCCACCAGTCCCAACAG TGTATTGTGGCAGAGGAGATAAGAAAACTGAAAGAGGAAAGCGTTTCAATCACTCTTTTGGCAAT gcgAGGCCTCGGAACAAGAACAAAGGCAGAGGACCACCGAGGGCACCGGTTCCTCAAGCTCCACCAAAGCCAGATAAGTTTGATAATGATGAGAAAATCAAGATTGAAATTGATGAGTCTTTTAATGGCTAA